In a genomic window of Borrelia maritima:
- the pfkB gene encoding 1-phosphofructokinase — protein sequence MIYTLTLNPSVDYKIVLKEFKEESLNYALNNNFFAGGKGINVGTVLKNLGKSSTALGFLGGFTGDYIRFSLDSKGIKNDFVKIKHDTRLNIKMIANGRETEINASSPDISEDEFELLKSRLKSLTNNSILVMSGSVPTALGENAYNEIANSISNNVKLIIDTSGKPLKRILRLNPFLIKPNIYELENLFNAEFNSTEELIKIGKSLVENGVQNIIISMGSDGAIFIGSKNVVFRALVPKINSASTIGAGDSVIAGFVYAFDNRNTLEDSFKFGVAAGTATALKGNLCEFQDVKKMLSEIRVEKIYSS from the coding sequence TTGATATATACTCTAACGCTTAATCCTTCTGTGGATTATAAAATAGTTTTAAAAGAATTTAAGGAAGAAAGTCTTAATTATGCTTTGAATAACAATTTCTTTGCTGGTGGCAAGGGAATAAATGTAGGCACTGTTCTTAAAAATTTGGGGAAATCCAGTACGGCTCTTGGATTTTTAGGGGGTTTTACAGGCGATTATATAAGATTTTCTCTTGATTCTAAGGGTATAAAAAACGATTTTGTTAAAATAAAGCATGATACAAGATTAAATATTAAAATGATAGCAAATGGTAGAGAAACAGAAATTAACGCTAGTTCTCCAGACATTTCTGAAGATGAATTTGAACTTTTGAAAAGTAGACTTAAAAGTTTAACAAATAATAGTATTTTGGTGATGTCAGGAAGTGTTCCTACAGCTCTTGGAGAGAATGCATACAATGAAATAGCTAATAGCATTTCTAATAATGTTAAGCTTATCATTGATACTAGTGGCAAGCCTTTAAAAAGAATTCTTAGATTAAATCCCTTTTTAATAAAGCCAAATATTTATGAACTTGAGAATCTTTTTAATGCTGAATTTAATTCTACAGAAGAACTGATTAAAATCGGGAAAAGTCTTGTAGAAAATGGTGTTCAAAATATTATAATTTCCATGGGAAGTGATGGAGCTATTTTTATTGGCAGTAAAAATGTTGTTTTTAGAGCCCTTGTTCCAAAGATTAATTCTGCTAGCACTATTGGAGCAGGAGACTCCGTGATTGCAGGATTTGTGTATGCTTTTGATAATAGAAATACTTTGGAAGATTCATTTAAATTTGGTGTCGCAGCTGGCACAGCTACGGCATTAAAAGGCAATCTTTGTGAATTTCAAGATGTTAAAAAAATGCTTTCTGAAATTAGGGTCGAGAAAATTTACAGTTCTTAA
- the recD gene encoding exodeoxyribonuclease V subunit alpha, with product MRDFLVLREFLKDKNKKFLTPELKLYEIIELLNINKKNCYKAQTLAKSTNNENIVIFLIFLFNYFDKGHLRADINLLAKDIQNTIIFTKDNLEKTNKSFNKLIKMLKGLETFGNLETIKNIVLLLKKNNILMEFNNKLKITTPLILENNIYIYTQKNYREEEELIKQIIKRLENHKSELNDNKIQNIISNLNTNNLNKEQIASVIKALKSNFFLLSGGPGTGKTTTINYILKAINKTLNNKKKGLVAIAAPTGKASLRLQTSIDYSFKNLEIECNTIQKLLGIKFINKKNLYDEENQLNFDVIIIDEASMIDAYTFLKLLKATPITTKLIMVGDKNQLPSVNEGNVYSSLLGVKKINNDNVEDLKENFRSNKGINLLSKAIYKEDSTLICKYINNNKNIQLKEIEKINLKKDLIEYTNNLYKKIPSFNLKLLKESKIETILETLLENIILSSKNFGKFGTKTLNDIIKNYLKKTYGSFIGQIIMITKTDYKNKLFNGERGVIFNENSKFYALFQRKDEKKYKKINLDLLTNYEFSFATTIHKSQGSEYKHIKVILENNPFLTKELMYTAITRAKDSLEIISNKETILKVSKKSSERDSKILEQLNLFKKIDK from the coding sequence ATGAGAGATTTTTTAGTATTAAGAGAATTTTTAAAAGATAAAAACAAAAAATTCTTAACACCTGAGCTTAAACTTTATGAAATAATTGAACTTTTAAATATCAATAAAAAAAATTGCTATAAAGCACAAACACTTGCAAAGTCCACAAACAATGAAAATATTGTAATATTTTTAATATTTTTATTTAACTACTTTGATAAAGGCCACCTAAGAGCTGACATAAATCTACTAGCAAAAGATATTCAAAATACAATAATATTCACAAAAGACAACCTAGAAAAAACCAATAAAAGCTTCAACAAATTAATAAAAATGCTAAAAGGGCTAGAAACATTTGGAAATCTAGAAACTATTAAGAATATAGTTTTACTTTTAAAGAAAAATAACATACTAATGGAATTTAATAATAAGCTTAAAATTACAACTCCCCTAATTCTGGAAAACAATATCTACATTTATACTCAAAAAAACTACAGAGAAGAAGAAGAGTTAATAAAACAAATTATAAAAAGATTAGAAAACCATAAAAGCGAATTAAATGACAATAAAATACAAAATATAATATCAAATTTAAATACCAATAATTTAAATAAAGAGCAAATTGCATCAGTAATAAAGGCATTAAAAAGCAACTTCTTTCTATTAAGCGGAGGCCCTGGAACAGGCAAAACTACAACTATTAACTATATCTTAAAAGCAATTAACAAAACATTAAACAATAAAAAAAAAGGCCTAGTAGCAATTGCAGCGCCTACAGGAAAAGCTAGCCTAAGGCTACAAACAAGCATCGACTATTCATTCAAAAATTTAGAAATAGAATGCAATACAATCCAAAAACTATTGGGAATCAAATTCATAAACAAAAAAAATCTATATGATGAAGAAAATCAATTAAATTTTGACGTAATAATAATTGACGAAGCTTCAATGATAGATGCATATACTTTTTTGAAACTACTAAAAGCAACCCCAATAACCACTAAGTTAATAATGGTGGGAGATAAAAATCAACTCCCATCAGTAAACGAAGGAAATGTATATTCAAGCCTTTTGGGAGTAAAAAAAATAAATAACGATAATGTAGAAGATCTTAAAGAAAATTTCAGAAGCAACAAAGGAATAAATTTGCTCTCAAAAGCAATATACAAAGAAGATAGTACTTTGATTTGCAAATACATTAATAACAATAAAAATATTCAACTGAAAGAAATAGAAAAAATAAACTTAAAAAAAGATCTAATAGAATATACAAACAATTTATATAAAAAAATACCCTCTTTTAATCTTAAACTACTAAAAGAATCAAAAATTGAAACAATACTTGAAACTTTACTTGAAAATATAATTTTAAGTTCAAAAAATTTTGGCAAATTTGGAACTAAAACACTAAATGACATAATAAAAAATTACCTAAAAAAAACCTATGGAAGCTTTATTGGACAAATAATAATGATAACTAAAACTGACTATAAAAACAAATTATTTAATGGAGAACGAGGTGTTATTTTTAATGAAAATTCTAAATTTTATGCTTTATTCCAAAGAAAAGACGAAAAAAAATATAAAAAAATAAATTTAGATTTACTAACAAATTATGAATTCAGCTTTGCCACAACAATACACAAAAGTCAAGGATCTGAATACAAACACATAAAAGTAATATTAGAAAATAACCCTTTTTTGACAAAAGAACTTATGTATACTGCAATAACCAGAGCTAAAGATAGCTTAGAAATAATTTCTAACAAAGAAACTATTCTTAAGGTAAGCAAAAAATCTAGTGAAAGAGATTCGAAAATACTAGAACAGTTAAACTTATTTAAAAAAATTGACAAATAA
- the recB gene encoding exodeoxyribonuclease V subunit beta, with protein MEKILEKIKSNTKILIEASAGTGKTHILENVVINLMKSKLYSINEILVLTFTKKATEEMRTRILKAIESAYFSSKTNEILKEAYKQSKKLFISTINKFALHALNNFQIETENYSKYRPKEKFSKEIDEIVYDFLRKSNSLIHNLDIKDYELKVFKSDAKKTEEIVLKIKKAYERDTTQELGNWLKAQTAFEKILIKKEDLIRDYNAIIEELDKMTADEILSFYNKHIQTGKLEIEYSKENDIFKIAETLLKNKFFSTLIEKETKKNIKLSPKELKIKNDLICLGTNIRHEKYKSEDNRNKNRNNLKKYVILKVEYKILKYIEKELEKIIKLTNTIDQNYIISNLKNYLKSEDKKLLNAIKNRYKIILIDEAQDLSLIQIEIFKILKTAGIKLIFIGDPKQIIYSFRKADISFYNKEIKNKINTDSRIVLKTNHRASKKIISPLNKIFNNIYNNTITDEIEKIEFTNSLPNQKNDNNSIFINGQEIEGINIISTNTENTEDIYQKTALTIKYLLTYGTIVKNNNIRNIKMQDIKVLCRGKNEIDLIDNALKKEQIQTNKTQEKFLKTKEFSEIFYIIKCLDRKQNFKNLNYILSSKILNVPWNLQRILIKQDKIHLIEEFIENITTLLEKNEITLINAINKIIFEKNLWIKIANITKDQKIIEWAQNKINYKGIFIKEGKLENLKNYETTLEIISKIYHKEQSIQSLISTLESLIINEEIEETPNNINNDNESIELMTIHKSKGLGMNIVFLINTSPIENNNIFSKKSHFYKFYQNGKIEYDFFKLEENKKYARLKILSEEKNIFYVGTTRAKFALFIIKINSITSKLLEMAKIFTINDIEHDFNIYKFISQKRFNKKKNNANVNTQLIAPKPIIKNMFKKEYTSSFSSLTAQAHNTAFYENYDFKNINYEKETELDDDSTLEEILPKGKDSGNILHAAMEEIIFNTAKDTFENFKKNNIKIIEKQIQKINSNLNTIEIQNALTKMIYHILTYHIKAINTRLCDIEEFQKEMEFLIKINPEFQKQKHLFDNHFEDFNIKLHDGYLKGIIDLIFKANNKIYILDYKTNYLGEDKDDYNETNLKNIIKKEYYDLQYKIYALGIKKILFKTKREYNQKFGGIIYLFTRAFKDNVEHSKSTFENGIYFDLPKFNDVDLDKIILELNIKRHL; from the coding sequence ATGGAAAAAATCCTAGAAAAAATTAAAAGTAACACAAAAATATTAATAGAAGCATCGGCAGGCACTGGAAAAACCCACATACTTGAAAACGTAGTTATAAATTTAATGAAAAGCAAACTATACTCCATAAATGAAATCTTAGTATTAACTTTTACAAAAAAAGCTACAGAAGAAATGCGCACAAGAATACTAAAAGCAATAGAAAGTGCTTATTTTAGCTCAAAAACAAATGAAATTTTAAAAGAAGCTTATAAACAATCAAAAAAACTCTTTATATCAACAATCAATAAATTTGCATTACATGCTTTAAATAACTTTCAAATTGAAACAGAAAACTACTCTAAATATAGGCCTAAAGAAAAATTTTCAAAAGAAATAGATGAAATAGTTTATGACTTTTTAAGAAAATCAAATAGCTTGATTCATAATCTTGACATTAAAGATTATGAGCTTAAAGTATTTAAATCTGATGCTAAAAAAACAGAAGAAATTGTTTTAAAAATAAAAAAAGCTTATGAAAGAGATACAACTCAAGAACTTGGAAATTGGCTTAAAGCCCAAACAGCATTTGAAAAGATTCTTATTAAAAAGGAAGATTTGATTAGAGATTACAACGCAATAATAGAAGAATTAGACAAAATGACAGCAGATGAAATATTAAGTTTTTATAATAAACACATACAAACTGGCAAACTTGAAATAGAATACTCTAAAGAAAACGACATATTCAAAATAGCAGAAACATTATTAAAAAATAAATTTTTCTCAACTCTAATAGAAAAAGAAACTAAAAAAAATATTAAATTATCGCCTAAAGAACTTAAGATTAAAAATGATTTAATCTGTTTAGGCACTAATATTAGACATGAAAAATATAAATCAGAAGACAATAGAAATAAAAATAGAAACAATCTAAAGAAATATGTTATTTTAAAAGTTGAATATAAAATACTAAAATATATAGAAAAAGAACTAGAAAAAATTATTAAATTAACAAACACAATAGATCAAAATTACATAATTTCAAATTTAAAAAATTACTTAAAATCAGAAGACAAAAAGCTTCTAAATGCAATCAAAAATCGGTACAAAATCATTTTAATTGATGAAGCACAAGACTTAAGTTTAATACAAATAGAAATATTTAAAATATTAAAAACAGCAGGAATAAAATTAATATTCATAGGCGACCCTAAACAGATAATATATTCCTTTAGAAAAGCAGACATTTCATTTTATAACAAAGAAATAAAAAATAAAATTAACACAGATTCTAGAATTGTACTAAAAACAAATCACAGGGCAAGTAAAAAAATCATAAGTCCTTTAAATAAGATTTTTAACAACATATACAATAATACAATAACTGATGAAATTGAAAAAATTGAATTTACCAATTCGCTTCCAAATCAAAAAAATGACAATAATAGCATTTTCATCAACGGGCAAGAAATAGAAGGAATCAATATAATAAGTACCAATACCGAAAACACAGAAGACATTTACCAAAAAACAGCATTAACAATAAAATACTTACTCACATATGGAACAATTGTTAAGAACAATAACATTAGAAACATCAAAATGCAAGACATTAAAGTGCTTTGTAGAGGAAAAAATGAAATCGACTTAATAGATAACGCATTAAAAAAAGAGCAAATCCAAACAAACAAAACTCAAGAAAAATTTTTAAAAACCAAAGAATTTAGCGAAATTTTTTATATTATTAAGTGTCTAGACCGAAAACAAAATTTTAAAAACTTAAATTATATTCTAAGCAGCAAAATATTAAATGTGCCATGGAATTTACAAAGAATTTTAATCAAACAGGACAAAATTCACCTTATAGAAGAATTTATTGAAAATATAACAACTTTGCTTGAAAAAAATGAAATAACATTAATAAATGCAATTAACAAGATCATATTCGAAAAAAATTTGTGGATCAAAATTGCAAATATCACCAAAGATCAAAAAATTATTGAATGGGCACAAAATAAAATAAATTACAAAGGCATTTTTATTAAAGAAGGCAAACTTGAGAATTTAAAAAACTATGAAACAACACTTGAGATCATTTCCAAAATATATCATAAAGAACAAAGCATACAGTCGCTAATCTCTACTTTAGAAAGCTTAATAATAAATGAAGAAATAGAAGAAACACCCAATAATATAAATAATGACAATGAATCTATAGAACTGATGACAATACACAAATCAAAAGGGCTTGGTATGAATATTGTATTTCTAATTAATACATCTCCAATAGAAAATAACAATATTTTTTCAAAAAAAAGTCATTTTTACAAATTTTATCAAAATGGAAAAATTGAATATGATTTTTTTAAATTGGAAGAAAACAAAAAATATGCAAGACTAAAAATACTAAGTGAAGAAAAAAATATATTTTATGTGGGAACAACAAGGGCCAAATTTGCTCTTTTTATTATAAAAATAAATAGCATAACTAGCAAATTATTAGAAATGGCAAAAATTTTTACTATTAATGATATCGAACATGACTTTAACATATATAAATTTATTAGCCAAAAAAGATTTAATAAAAAAAAGAATAATGCAAATGTAAATACACAATTAATTGCACCAAAGCCAATAATTAAAAACATGTTTAAAAAAGAATATACATCGAGTTTTTCAAGCTTAACAGCACAAGCTCACAACACAGCATTTTACGAAAACTATGATTTTAAAAATATTAACTACGAAAAAGAAACAGAGCTTGATGACGACTCTACATTAGAAGAGATTCTACCTAAAGGAAAAGATAGTGGTAACATTTTGCATGCTGCTATGGAAGAAATAATTTTTAATACAGCAAAAGATACATTTGAGAATTTTAAAAAAAATAATATTAAAATTATTGAAAAACAAATACAAAAAATTAACTCGAATCTCAATACAATAGAAATACAAAATGCATTAACCAAAATGATTTATCATATACTAACTTATCATATAAAAGCAATTAATACTCGTCTGTGTGATATCGAAGAATTTCAAAAAGAAATGGAATTTTTAATCAAAATAAATCCTGAATTTCAAAAACAAAAACATCTTTTTGACAACCACTTTGAAGATTTTAACATAAAACTACATGATGGATATTTAAAAGGAATAATAGATCTCATATTTAAAGCTAATAATAAAATATATATCCTAGATTACAAAACAAACTATCTTGGAGAAGATAAAGATGATTATAATGAAACAAATTTAAAAAATATAATAAAAAAAGAATATTATGATTTGCAATATAAAATATATGCACTTGGGATAAAAAAAATATTATTTAAAACCAAAAGAGAATATAATCAAAAATTTGGTGGAATAATATATCTTTTTACAAGAGCCTTTAAAGACAATGTTGAACACTCAAAGTCGACATTTGAAAATGGCATTTATTTTGATCTTCCAAAATTTAATGACGTGGATTTAGATAAAATTATTTTAGAACTAAATATTAAAAGACACTTATGA